The genomic segment GATTTTTAGACTCGATAGGTTTACGGATTTAGGGGTAAAACCTATTGTAATGCTCCGACTACATAGTCGAAGTAGGAAGCTGCTTCTGAAGTGTCTTCTGCAGACATTAAGGAGGTAGCTACTTCTTTCATTTCACGTACACTTTGAGCTACTGCGCCAATGTCAGTACCTAAAGATTTGTACATTTCTTTTACGCCAACTAAGCCAATTTCTTCGATGGGGGTAACGTCACCTGCTACTACTCCGTAGGTGATTAGACGTAAATAGTAGTCCATGTCACGTAAACAGGTAGCGGTCATTTCTTCGCCGTAAGCGTTTCCACCAGGAGAAACTACGTCGGGGCGTTTTTGGAAGAGGCGATCGCCTGCTTCTTTGATGATGCGCTCACGAGAATCGGTTAAGGTTTGAGCGATTCTTAAACGGCTTTCACCAGAGGAAACGAAGGATTTGATTCTGTCTAGTTCACCGGGGCTTAAATAACGTGCTTCTGCGTCAGCATTCACGATAGATTTCGTGACGATACTCATTTATGGATTCCTCCAAGTAAATTAATTTAGATAGTTTTTTTTATTAAACCAGTTTTTTGATGTTTCTGGTATTTAAATTTTGTTTGACTTTTTAGGGTCAATCTCTGAATCAGTATAACTTAAAGTTGTTATATTGATTAGGTTTTTTTATTTGGCTTGGGTTATGTTCCCTTCCGAATGCTATTGTGCAGTATCAGGTATCATTTTTCTTCATTTTCTTAATACTTTTTAACAATTAGTTAGGGGAACGGGGAATAGGCCATGGGCAATGGATGACGAAAGGAGTAATGGACAACGAATGTTTCTTCTATTTCTAAGGTTCAACAAGTATAGTTAAATTAGTCCTTCAAATTCTAGTTCTTCGATCATTTGTAAGCCTCTGGGATCGCCTAGTTTTAATAGGGCGCTTTTGGTATCTTCTTTTACCCCTAAGTCTTCGTCTTCCACTAGGGCTTCGATGAGGGCATCAATGGCGGTGTTATAGACTACGTTGAAGGGTAGTTCTTGGCATAGTTTGCCCAATGTCCAAGCACAGTTACTGCGTACCGCGGCGATCGCATCTTGCCTTAAGGTGGTAATGAGGGAGGGAATGGCGGTAATGGTGTCTTCGTAGTTTAATTTGGCAATGTTGGCAATGCTACTAGCTGACCAAAGACGTACGGCCGCTATATCATGTTTCAAGGCGTGGAGTAATGGTTCAAATGAGGTGCGATCGCCACTATTTCCCAAAGCCCATACTACCCCTTTTCTTACATAACCATTCCAGTCGTTTTGAAGGGCAAAAATTAGGGGTTGCACCGTGGTTGAATCTATGTTTCTCCCTAAGGCGTAGGCGGCACTAACCCTTATCAAAGGACAATTATGACTCAAACATTCAATTAGTAAGGGAATTGCCCTAGAATCAGAAATTTCGCAAAAAGCCCTTACCCCCTCCATTTGTTCTTGTAAGCTGTCGCTAGAAAGTAAACCTAGCATTACATCAGGATCTGGCTTTTCGGGTTCTTTATCCTCAATGGCATCTAAGGGATCGAGATTATCAAAATCTATGGCAGTGTTACTTAAGCTAGAGTCATTCATATGAAATAATGATACATTATCTTAATGCACAGGTAAACAGTTTTAAGTGTCTATTGCTACTGAAGTTAAACATTGTACCAGAAAGTATAAATCTGCCATTGCTTTGGGCAGTAATTTGGGAAAAAGTAAAGATACTTTACAAAAAGCGGTGGATTTTATCCAATCAGCACCCCAAATAGATTTAATTCGATGTTCTAGTTGGTATCGCACAAAACCCATTGGCCCGTCTCAACCTGATTATATCAATGGTTGTGTCACGATTAATACTTTTTTCACTCCTTCTCAATTATTATCTTTTTTAGGGGAAATAGAGTTACAATTTGGCAGAGAAAGAAAGGAAAAATGGGGTGCAAGAACCCTTGATTTAGATATTATTTTATACGATAATTTAATTATTGATTTACCTAACTTAAAAATACCTCATATTCTAATGAGAGAAAGGGCTTTTGTTTTAATTCCTTTGGCAGAAATTGCTTCAAATTGGCTTGACCCTGTGACAATGCTAACGGTGGAAGATTTAAAGAATAATCTTAATTATAATAAGGATGATATTATTAAAATATCTTCTTGTTAAATATCTCAGTATGCTATTTATATGAATTGTCTAATTATAGAAATAAAAAATTTATGAATAAATTATTAAGGGGTTTAAATATATACTTAATTGGTATGATGGGTTCTGGAAAAAGTACAGTGGGGAAGTTTCTTGCCCATAAGTTAGAATATCGTTTTTTAGATACTGATAATACCATAGAAATGCTTAGTCAAAAAACTATTAATAAAATTTTTGAAGAAGATGGAGAAAATGCTTTTCGGACTTTAGAAAATCAAGTTTTAGGAGAGGTTTCTAGCTATTTACATACTGTGATTAGCACTGGTGGTGGTATTGTTTTAAAAAAAGATAATTGGGCTCATTTACGAGATGGTATGGTAATTTGGTTAGATGTTCCTGTAGATGTTTTGGTTGATAGATTGAAAAATGACCATACTAGACCTTTATTAAAAGATACTGATTTAACTCAAAAATTAAGGAATATTTTAGAAGAAAGAAAAAGTCTTTATCAACAGGCTGATATAACTATTTATGTTACCAAGAAACAATCTACGGAAGATATTGTCGCAGAAATTATTCAAGTTATTCCTACTAAAATTAAGCCTGAATTTAATCCAGATTTAAATTAACTATTTTATGGTGTTTAGTTGTAGGTATTAAGGTAATGAGAAGTATGGCAGATGGGGAGTAAAGGTAATAATAATTTAATTATCCGTTGTCAATTATTCATTGCTTACCCTCATTACTTTACTTTTCTATCAAAAAGTTCTAGTCAAGTTGAAAATTTCTTGGGCAATGGTATTTTTAACGGGCATTACGGATAATCGATTACCTTTTTTAACTACCAAAAAATCATCGGGATTAAATTTTTGTTTTAGGGTTTCGAGGGGTAATGGTTGAGCAAATCGTTCTTTAAATTTTACTTTTACTGTATGCCAACGGGGTTTTTCAGGGGTTGATTTGACATCAAAATAGTCTGAGGTGCGATCAAACTGGGTAGGATCAACTATATTGGTTTCTACTACTTCCATTAATCCTACAATGGCGGGAGGTTTACAATTGGAATGATAAAAAAAAGCTAAATCTCCTTTTTTCATTTCCCTAAGGATATTACGAGCTTGATAATTTCTCACCCCATCCCAGATAGTTATTTTTTCTTTTTGTAAATCTTCGATACTATAAGCGCTCGGCTCAGATTTCATTAACCAGTAGTTCACGACAACAATTGATAATTGATAATGGAGAATGGATAATTATAATAGAAAAAACTATTCCCTATTTCCTAATTTCCTAATAATACAATGATTCACGGTTTTATTCCCCCAGAGCGTTTTTTTGCCTATCTTACATGGCAAGAAATTGACCAGATGTCCGATAAAGAAAATGTAGTTATAATTCAACCCATAGGGGCGATCGAGCAACATGGACACCATCTGCCTCTGGTGGTGGATTCGGCGATTAGTCAGGGGGTGTTAGGGAAGGCTTTGGAGGGTTTATCTCCTGCTATTCCAGCCTATGCTTTACCGACTCTGTATTATGGAAAATCTAACGAACATTTAGACTTTCCTGGTACTATCAGTTTATCTGCGGAAACTCTGTTAAGGGTATTGAGGGAAACCGCAGAGAGTATTTATCGGGCTGGGTTTCGTAAGTTAGTGTTGATGAATTCCCACGGAGGGCAACCCCAGATATTAGATATTATTAGCCGTGATTTGCACCAAGAGCATCATGATTTTTTGGTGTTTCCTTTTTTTACTTGGCGTGTACCTCATATTACTAAGGATTTGATGACGGAGAGGGAAGGAAAGGAGGGGATTCATGCAGGGGATGCGGAAACGAGTTTGATGTTATCTCTTTTGCCCCATCAAGTAAAAATGAATTTGGCGGTAAGGGAATATGGGAAGGATTTGGGTAAGGATAGTTTGTTATCCCTTGAGGGGCGTTTACCTTTTCCTTGGATAACAAAAGAGTTGAGCAAAAGTGGGGTAATTGGTGATGCGACAGTGGCGACAAAGGATAAGGGCGATCGCATCTTAGAATCTCTTACCAAGGGCTGGATAGAATTAATAGAAGATATATACGAATACCAACAATCATAGTGTAATGATGGTGATAGTCAGGTATTCAAAATATTTCCACCGTTGCCTATTGCCCATTCCCTATTCCCCACCTAAACCAAAAATCATATCTAAATTCAGCAATACCCAATAATTTAGACCATTCATTTTTCGGTAAGATAGAAAAATTAGAAAAGATCAAGATAAAAGCAACTTACATCATAATGGATATTAAAGAAGGCTTCGTCGGCACTATTGGTAATACTCCCCTAATTCGTTTAAATAGCTTCAGTGAAGAAACAGGATGCGAAATATTAGGAAAAGCCGAATTTCTTAATCCTGGTGGTTCGGTGAAAGATAGGGCCGCCTTATATATCATCAAAGAAGCTGAGGAAAAAGGCTTACTAAAACCGGGAGGCACTGTGGTAGAAGGTACGGCGGGTAACACGGGCATCGGACTTGCCCATATTTGTAATGCTAAAGGTTATAAGTGTATTATAGTTATTCCCGAAACCCAATCCCAAGAAAAAATGGATACCCTTACAACCCTCGGAGCTGAGGTGAGAGCCGTTCCTGCTGTACCTTACAGAGATCCGAACAATTACGTTAAACTATCGGGGCGCATCGCCGAGGAAATGGACAACGCCATCTGGGCAAATCAATTTGATAACCTTGCTAATCGTCGAGCCCACTATGAAACCACAGGAAAGGAAATTTGGGAACAAACTGATCATAAAATTGATGCTTGGGTAGCTGCTACGGGTACAGGGGGAACTTTTGCAGGGGTATCTTTATTTTTGAAGGATCAAAATCCCTATGTAAAATGTATTTTAGCTGATCCCATGGGTAGTGGTTTATATAGTTACGTAAAAACAGGAGAAATGAAAGCTGAGGGCAACTCTATTACTGAGGG from the Cyanobacterium stanieri LEGE 03274 genome contains:
- the apcA gene encoding allophycocyanin subunit alpha, which translates into the protein MSIVTKSIVNADAEARYLSPGELDRIKSFVSSGESRLRIAQTLTDSRERIIKEAGDRLFQKRPDVVSPGGNAYGEEMTATCLRDMDYYLRLITYGVVAGDVTPIEEIGLVGVKEMYKSLGTDIGAVAQSVREMKEVATSLMSAEDTSEAASYFDYVVGALQ
- a CDS encoding HEAT repeat domain-containing protein, translating into MNDSSLSNTAIDFDNLDPLDAIEDKEPEKPDPDVMLGLLSSDSLQEQMEGVRAFCEISDSRAIPLLIECLSHNCPLIRVSAAYALGRNIDSTTVQPLIFALQNDWNGYVRKGVVWALGNSGDRTSFEPLLHALKHDIAAVRLWSASSIANIAKLNYEDTITAIPSLITTLRQDAIAAVRSNCAWTLGKLCQELPFNVVYNTAIDALIEALVEDEDLGVKEDTKSALLKLGDPRGLQMIEELEFEGLI
- the folK gene encoding 2-amino-4-hydroxy-6-hydroxymethyldihydropteridine diphosphokinase yields the protein MSIATEVKHCTRKYKSAIALGSNLGKSKDTLQKAVDFIQSAPQIDLIRCSSWYRTKPIGPSQPDYINGCVTINTFFTPSQLLSFLGEIELQFGRERKEKWGARTLDLDIILYDNLIIDLPNLKIPHILMRERAFVLIPLAEIASNWLDPVTMLTVEDLKNNLNYNKDDIIKISSC
- a CDS encoding shikimate kinase, whose product is MNKLLRGLNIYLIGMMGSGKSTVGKFLAHKLEYRFLDTDNTIEMLSQKTINKIFEEDGENAFRTLENQVLGEVSSYLHTVISTGGGIVLKKDNWAHLRDGMVIWLDVPVDVLVDRLKNDHTRPLLKDTDLTQKLRNILEERKSLYQQADITIYVTKKQSTEDIVAEIIQVIPTKIKPEFNPDLN
- a CDS encoding EVE domain-containing protein, whose product is MKSEPSAYSIEDLQKEKITIWDGVRNYQARNILREMKKGDLAFFYHSNCKPPAIVGLMEVVETNIVDPTQFDRTSDYFDVKSTPEKPRWHTVKVKFKERFAQPLPLETLKQKFNPDDFLVVKKGNRLSVMPVKNTIAQEIFNLTRTF
- a CDS encoding creatininase family protein, which produces MIHGFIPPERFFAYLTWQEIDQMSDKENVVIIQPIGAIEQHGHHLPLVVDSAISQGVLGKALEGLSPAIPAYALPTLYYGKSNEHLDFPGTISLSAETLLRVLRETAESIYRAGFRKLVLMNSHGGQPQILDIISRDLHQEHHDFLVFPFFTWRVPHITKDLMTEREGKEGIHAGDAETSLMLSLLPHQVKMNLAVREYGKDLGKDSLLSLEGRLPFPWITKELSKSGVIGDATVATKDKGDRILESLTKGWIELIEDIYEYQQS
- a CDS encoding cysteine synthase A, with the translated sequence MDIKEGFVGTIGNTPLIRLNSFSEETGCEILGKAEFLNPGGSVKDRAALYIIKEAEEKGLLKPGGTVVEGTAGNTGIGLAHICNAKGYKCIIVIPETQSQEKMDTLTTLGAEVRAVPAVPYRDPNNYVKLSGRIAEEMDNAIWANQFDNLANRRAHYETTGKEIWEQTDHKIDAWVAATGTGGTFAGVSLFLKDQNPYVKCILADPMGSGLYSYVKTGEMKAEGNSITEGIGNSRITANMEGVPIDDAVRIDDQEAIRVIYQLLYKEGLFMGGSVGINVAAAVAVAKKLGPGHRIVTVLCDGGGRYQSRLYNSEWLASKGLKV